The following proteins are encoded in a genomic region of Burkholderia pyrrocinia:
- a CDS encoding glutamate synthase-related protein: MNDHQLPLAAVPAAQGLYDPQNEHDACGVGFVAHIKGKKSHEIIQQGLKILENLDHRGAVGADPLMGDGAGILIQIPDAFYREEMAKQDVMLPPAGEYGVGMIFLPKENASRLACEQELERTVKAEGQVVLGWRDVPVDHAMPISPTVKASEPLIRQIFIGRGKDIMVTDALERKLYVIRKTASHRIQALKLKHGKEYFVPSMSARTVVYKGLLLAGQVGVYYRDLQDARVVSALALVHQRFSTNTFPAWELAHPYRMIAHNGEINTVKGNVNWLNARTGAIASHVLGDDLPKLWPLIYPGQSDTASFDNCLELLVMAGYPLVHAVMMMIPEAWEQHTLMDENRRAFYEYHAAMMEPWDGPAAIAFTDGRQIGATLDRNGLRPARYIVTDDDLVIMASEAGTLVIPESKIVKKWRLQPGKMFLIDMEHGRIIDDKELKDNLANAKPYKSWIDAVRIKLDEIEPKAEQVAAGRTQGAALLDRQQAFGYTQEDLKFLMAPMAQQGEEAVGSMGNDSPLAVMSNKNKTLYHYFKQLFAQVTNPPIDPIRENMVMSLVSFVGPKPNLLDTNNINPPMRLEVSQPVLDFKDIAKIRAIDQYTGGKFSAYELNICYPVAWGKEGIEARLASLCAEAVDAVKSGYNMLIVSDRKTDADHVAIPALLATSAIHTHLVQQGLRTSTGLVVETGSARETHHFALLAGYGAEAVHPYLAMETLAKMAEGLSGDLSPEKAVYNFTKAVGKGLQKVMSKMGISTYMSYTGAQIFEALGLSSDLVEKYFKGTASKVGGIGLFEVAEEAIRLHRDAFGDSPVLRDMLDAGGEYAYRVRGEDHMWTPDSIAKLQHATRSNSYQTYKEYAHLINDQTKRHMTFRGLFEFKVAPAKAIPIDDVESAKDIVKRFATGAMSLGSISTEAHATLAVAMNRIGGKSNTGEGGEDEKRYRNELRGIPIKAGETMKSVIGDEIVSDIPLKDGDSLRSKIKQVASGRFGVTAEYLASADQIQIKMAQGAKPGEGGQLPGHKVSEYIGKLRYSVPGVGLISPPPHHDIYSIEDLAQLIHDLKNVNPSASISVKLVSEVGVGTVAAGVAKAKADHVVIAGHDGGTGASPLSSVKHAGTPWELGLAETQQTLVLNRLRGRIRVQADGQMKTGRDVVIGALLGADEFGFATAPLVVEGCIMMRKCHLNTCPVGVATQDPVLRAKFQGQPEHVVNYFFFVAEEVREIMAQLGVAKFDDLIGRADLLDTRKGIEHWKAKGLDFSRVFYQPEECEGVAPRHVDVQDHGLERALDHVLIEKAKAAIENGEHVSFIQPVRNVNRTVGAMLSGIIAKKHGHDGLADDAVHIQLKGTAGQSFGAFLAKGVTLDLVGDGNDYVGKGLSGGRIIIRPTNDFRGKSEENIICGNTVMYGAIEGESFFRGVAGERFCVRNSGATAVVEGTGDHGCEYMTGGTVVVLGETGRNFAAGMSGGLAYIYDPEGTFAAKCNKSMVALEPVLQQAEQERTVDRALWHAGTTDEALLKGLVERHFQFTGSPRAKSLLENWDAARRQFVKVFPHEYKRALGEIGAKKAAKEVLAA, from the coding sequence ATGAACGACCACCAGCTGCCGCTCGCCGCGGTGCCCGCCGCACAAGGTCTGTACGACCCGCAAAACGAACACGACGCCTGCGGCGTCGGCTTCGTCGCCCACATCAAGGGCAAGAAGAGCCACGAGATCATCCAGCAGGGGCTGAAGATCCTCGAGAACCTCGATCACCGCGGCGCGGTCGGCGCCGATCCGCTGATGGGCGACGGCGCGGGCATCCTGATCCAGATTCCGGACGCGTTCTATCGCGAGGAAATGGCGAAGCAGGACGTGATGCTGCCGCCCGCCGGCGAATATGGGGTCGGGATGATCTTCCTGCCGAAGGAAAACGCATCGCGTCTCGCGTGCGAGCAGGAGCTCGAGCGCACGGTGAAGGCCGAAGGCCAGGTCGTGCTCGGCTGGCGCGACGTGCCGGTCGACCATGCGATGCCGATCTCGCCGACCGTGAAGGCGAGCGAGCCGCTGATCCGCCAGATCTTCATCGGCCGCGGCAAGGACATCATGGTGACGGACGCGCTCGAGCGGAAGCTGTACGTGATCCGCAAGACGGCGAGCCACCGCATCCAGGCGCTGAAGCTCAAGCACGGCAAGGAATACTTCGTGCCGTCGATGTCGGCGCGCACGGTCGTCTACAAGGGGCTGCTGCTCGCGGGCCAGGTCGGCGTGTACTACCGCGACCTGCAGGACGCGCGCGTCGTGTCGGCGCTCGCGCTCGTGCACCAGCGCTTCTCGACCAACACGTTCCCGGCGTGGGAACTGGCCCACCCGTACCGGATGATCGCCCACAACGGCGAGATCAACACCGTGAAGGGCAACGTGAACTGGCTGAACGCGCGTACCGGCGCGATCGCGTCGCACGTGCTCGGCGACGACCTGCCGAAGCTCTGGCCGCTGATTTATCCGGGCCAGTCGGATACGGCGTCGTTCGACAACTGTCTCGAACTGCTGGTGATGGCCGGCTACCCGCTCGTGCATGCGGTGATGATGATGATCCCGGAAGCGTGGGAACAGCACACGCTGATGGACGAGAACCGCCGCGCGTTCTACGAATACCACGCCGCGATGATGGAGCCGTGGGACGGCCCGGCCGCGATCGCGTTCACCGACGGCCGCCAGATCGGCGCGACGCTCGACCGTAACGGCCTGCGCCCGGCGCGTTACATCGTCACGGACGACGACCTCGTCATCATGGCGTCGGAAGCCGGCACGCTGGTGATCCCCGAATCGAAGATCGTCAAGAAGTGGCGCCTGCAGCCGGGCAAGATGTTCCTGATCGACATGGAACACGGCCGCATCATCGACGACAAGGAACTGAAAGACAACCTCGCGAACGCGAAGCCGTACAAGAGCTGGATCGACGCCGTGCGCATCAAGCTCGACGAGATCGAGCCGAAGGCCGAGCAAGTCGCGGCCGGCCGCACGCAGGGCGCCGCGCTGCTCGACCGCCAGCAGGCGTTCGGCTATACGCAGGAAGACCTGAAGTTCCTGATGGCGCCGATGGCGCAGCAGGGCGAAGAAGCCGTCGGTTCGATGGGCAACGACTCGCCGCTCGCGGTGATGTCGAACAAGAACAAGACGCTCTATCACTACTTCAAGCAGCTGTTCGCGCAGGTCACGAACCCGCCGATCGACCCGATCCGCGAGAACATGGTGATGTCGCTCGTGTCGTTCGTCGGCCCGAAGCCGAACCTGCTCGACACGAACAACATCAACCCGCCGATGCGTCTCGAAGTGTCGCAGCCGGTGCTCGACTTCAAGGACATCGCGAAGATCCGCGCGATCGACCAGTACACGGGCGGCAAGTTCAGCGCGTACGAACTGAACATCTGCTACCCGGTCGCGTGGGGCAAGGAAGGCATCGAGGCGCGCCTCGCGTCGCTGTGCGCGGAAGCCGTCGACGCGGTGAAGTCGGGCTACAACATGCTGATCGTGTCGGACCGCAAGACCGACGCCGACCATGTCGCGATTCCCGCACTGCTCGCCACGTCGGCGATCCACACGCACCTCGTCCAGCAAGGGCTGCGCACGAGCACGGGCCTCGTCGTCGAGACGGGCTCCGCGCGTGAAACGCACCACTTCGCGCTGCTCGCGGGCTACGGCGCGGAAGCCGTGCACCCGTACCTCGCGATGGAAACGCTCGCGAAGATGGCCGAGGGCCTGTCGGGCGACCTGTCGCCGGAGAAGGCCGTCTACAACTTCACGAAGGCGGTCGGCAAGGGCCTGCAGAAGGTGATGTCGAAGATGGGCATCTCGACGTACATGTCGTACACGGGCGCGCAGATCTTCGAAGCGCTCGGCCTGTCGAGCGACCTCGTCGAGAAGTACTTCAAGGGCACGGCGTCGAAGGTCGGCGGCATCGGCCTGTTCGAAGTCGCAGAAGAGGCGATCCGCCTGCACCGCGACGCGTTCGGCGATAGCCCGGTCCTGCGCGACATGCTCGACGCGGGCGGCGAATACGCGTACCGCGTGCGCGGCGAAGACCACATGTGGACGCCGGATTCGATCGCGAAGCTGCAGCACGCGACGCGCAGCAACTCGTACCAGACGTACAAGGAATACGCGCACCTGATCAACGACCAGACCAAGCGTCACATGACGTTCCGCGGCCTGTTCGAGTTCAAGGTCGCGCCGGCGAAGGCGATCCCGATCGACGACGTCGAATCGGCGAAGGACATCGTCAAACGCTTTGCGACGGGCGCGATGTCGCTCGGCTCGATCAGCACCGAAGCGCACGCGACGCTCGCGGTCGCGATGAACCGGATCGGCGGCAAGTCGAACACCGGCGAAGGCGGCGAGGACGAGAAGCGCTACCGCAACGAGCTGCGCGGCATTCCGATCAAGGCCGGCGAGACGATGAAGTCGGTGATCGGCGACGAGATCGTCAGCGACATTCCGCTGAAGGACGGCGATTCGCTGCGCTCGAAGATCAAGCAGGTCGCGTCGGGCCGCTTCGGCGTCACCGCCGAGTATCTCGCTTCGGCCGACCAGATCCAGATCAAGATGGCGCAGGGCGCGAAGCCGGGCGAAGGCGGCCAGCTGCCTGGCCACAAGGTGTCCGAGTACATCGGCAAGCTGCGTTACTCGGTGCCGGGCGTCGGCCTGATCTCGCCGCCGCCGCACCACGACATCTACTCGATCGAGGATCTGGCGCAGCTGATCCACGACCTGAAGAACGTGAACCCGAGCGCGAGCATCTCGGTGAAGCTGGTGTCGGAAGTGGGCGTCGGCACGGTCGCGGCCGGTGTCGCGAAGGCGAAGGCCGATCACGTCGTGATCGCCGGCCATGACGGCGGCACGGGCGCATCGCCGCTGTCGTCGGTCAAGCACGCGGGCACGCCGTGGGAACTCGGCCTGGCCGAAACGCAGCAGACGCTCGTGCTGAACCGCCTGCGCGGCCGGATCCGCGTGCAGGCCGACGGCCAGATGAAGACGGGCCGCGACGTCGTGATCGGCGCGCTGCTCGGCGCAGACGAATTCGGCTTCGCGACGGCGCCGCTCGTCGTCGAGGGCTGCATCATGATGCGCAAGTGCCACCTGAACACGTGCCCGGTCGGCGTCGCGACGCAGGATCCGGTGCTGCGCGCGAAGTTCCAGGGCCAGCCCGAGCACGTCGTGAACTACTTCTTCTTCGTCGCCGAGGAAGTGCGCGAGATCATGGCGCAGCTCGGCGTCGCGAAGTTCGACGACCTGATCGGCCGCGCCGACCTGCTTGATACGCGCAAGGGCATCGAGCACTGGAAGGCGAAGGGCCTCGACTTCTCGCGCGTGTTCTACCAGCCGGAAGAGTGCGAGGGCGTTGCGCCGCGTCACGTCGACGTGCAGGATCACGGCCTCGAGCGCGCGCTCGACCACGTGCTGATCGAGAAGGCGAAGGCCGCGATCGAGAACGGCGAGCATGTGTCGTTCATCCAGCCGGTGCGCAACGTGAACCGCACGGTCGGCGCGATGCTGTCGGGCATCATCGCGAAGAAGCACGGCCACGACGGCCTGGCCGACGACGCGGTGCACATCCAGCTGAAGGGCACGGCCGGCCAGAGCTTCGGCGCGTTCCTCGCGAAGGGCGTGACGCTCGACCTCGTCGGCGACGGTAACGACTACGTCGGCAAGGGCCTGTCGGGCGGCCGGATCATCATCCGCCCGACCAACGACTTCCGCGGCAAGTCCGAGGAAAACATCATCTGCGGCAACACGGTGATGTACGGCGCGATCGAAGGCGAATCGTTCTTCCGCGGCGTCGCGGGCGAGCGCTTCTGCGTGCGCAACTCGGGCGCGACGGCGGTCGTCGAAGGCACGGGCGACCACGGCTGCGAATACATGACGGGCGGCACGGTCGTCGTGCTCGGCGAGACGGGGCGCAACTTCGCGGCCGGCATGTCGGGCGGCCTCGCGTACATCTACGATCCGGAAGGCACGTTCGCGGCGAAGTGCAACAAGTCGATGGTCGCGCTCGAGCCGGTGCTGCAGCAGGCCGAGCAGGAGCGCACGGTCGACCGCGCGCTCTGGCACGCGGGCACGACGGACGAAGCGCTGCTCAAGGGGCTCGTCGAGCGTCATTTCCAGTTCACGGGTTCGCCGCGCGCGAAGTCGCTGCTGGAAAACTGGGACGCGGCGCGCCGCCAGTTCGTGAAGGTGTTCCCGCACGAATACAAGCGCGCGCTGGGCGAGATCGGTGCGAAGAAGGCGGCGAAGGAAGTGCTGGCCGCCTGA
- a CDS encoding glutamate synthase subunit beta, with product MGKATGFLEFERRHEAYEAPLTRVKHYKEFVAALTDADAKVQGARCMDCGIPFCNNGCPVNNVIPDFNDLVYRQDWQQAIEVLHSTNNFPEFTGRICPAPCEAACTLGINDDPVGIKSIEHAIIDKAWAEGWVKPEPAEHKTGKKVAVVGSGPAGLAAAQQLARAGHDVTVFEKNDRVGGLLRYGIPDFKLEKWLIDRRMRQMEAEGVTFRTSVFIGKDPLPESIGSLAKETLSPDTLKEEFDAVVIAGGSEVPRDLPVPGRELAGVHFAMDFLPQQNRVNAGDKLVDQLLAKGKHVIVIGGGDTGSDCVGTSNRHGAKQVTQFELLPQPPEEEHKPLVWPYWPIKLRTSSSHEEGCERDWAVATKRLEGKNGKVEKLIAVRVEWKDGKMQEVPGSEFEMKADLVLLAMGFTQPAAPVLDAFGVAKDARGNARAATEGDRSYYTSVDKVFAAGDMRRGQSLVVWAIREGRQCARSVDAYLMGHTELPR from the coding sequence ATGGGCAAGGCAACCGGTTTTCTGGAGTTCGAACGCCGCCACGAGGCGTACGAAGCACCGCTCACGCGCGTGAAGCACTACAAGGAATTCGTCGCGGCACTGACCGACGCGGACGCGAAGGTCCAGGGCGCGCGCTGCATGGATTGCGGCATCCCGTTCTGCAACAACGGCTGCCCGGTCAACAACGTCATTCCGGACTTCAACGATCTCGTTTACCGCCAGGACTGGCAGCAGGCGATCGAAGTCCTGCACTCGACCAACAACTTCCCGGAATTCACGGGCCGCATCTGCCCGGCGCCGTGCGAAGCCGCGTGCACGCTCGGGATCAACGACGACCCGGTCGGCATCAAGTCGATCGAGCACGCGATCATCGACAAGGCCTGGGCGGAAGGCTGGGTGAAGCCGGAGCCGGCCGAACACAAGACGGGCAAGAAGGTCGCGGTCGTCGGCTCGGGCCCCGCGGGCCTCGCCGCCGCGCAGCAGCTCGCGCGCGCGGGCCACGACGTGACGGTGTTCGAGAAGAACGACCGCGTCGGCGGCCTGCTGCGCTACGGGATTCCCGACTTCAAGCTCGAGAAGTGGCTGATCGACCGCCGCATGCGCCAGATGGAAGCGGAAGGCGTGACGTTCCGCACCAGCGTGTTCATCGGCAAGGATCCGCTGCCCGAGTCGATCGGCAGCCTCGCGAAGGAAACCCTCTCGCCGGACACGCTGAAGGAAGAATTCGACGCGGTCGTGATCGCGGGCGGTTCGGAAGTGCCGCGCGATTTGCCGGTGCCGGGCCGCGAGCTCGCGGGCGTCCATTTCGCGATGGACTTCCTGCCGCAGCAGAACCGCGTGAACGCGGGCGACAAGCTCGTCGACCAGCTGCTCGCGAAGGGCAAGCACGTGATCGTGATCGGCGGCGGCGATACGGGTTCGGACTGCGTCGGCACGTCGAACCGTCACGGCGCGAAGCAGGTCACGCAGTTCGAGCTGCTGCCGCAGCCGCCGGAAGAAGAGCACAAGCCGCTCGTGTGGCCGTACTGGCCGATCAAGCTGCGCACGTCGTCGTCGCACGAAGAAGGCTGCGAGCGCGACTGGGCGGTCGCGACGAAGCGTCTCGAAGGCAAGAACGGCAAGGTCGAGAAGCTGATCGCGGTGCGCGTCGAGTGGAAGGACGGCAAGATGCAGGAAGTGCCGGGCTCCGAGTTCGAAATGAAGGCCGATCTCGTGCTGCTCGCGATGGGCTTCACGCAGCCGGCCGCGCCCGTGCTCGACGCGTTCGGCGTCGCGAAGGACGCGCGCGGCAATGCGCGTGCGGCGACCGAAGGCGATCGCTCGTACTACACGTCGGTCGACAAGGTGTTCGCGGCGGGCGACATGCGCCGCGGCCAGTCGCTCGTGGTATGGGCGATCCGCGAAGGCCGCCAGTGCGCGCGTTCGGTCGACGCGTACCTGATGGGGCATACGGAACTGCCGCGATAA
- a CDS encoding alanine/glycine:cation symporter family protein: MEALVHGLIDAVNGVLWNYVLIALLLGVGAWFTLRFRMIQLKALFLSMKLVGSKGEPGSISSFQAFATGLASRVGTGNIAGVAVALTVGGPGAIFWMWMTALVGMSSAFVEATLAQIFKVSHPDGSYRGGPAYYIQTGLRSRGFGVLFSLSLILAFGFVFNAVQANAIADAFHTSFGWSRETVGLGLVLLSAPIIFGGIRRIATVAQVIVPLMAIGYLALAVYAVATHIALVPGVIALIVKSAFGLEQAAGGLTGYAVSQAIAIGVKRGLFSNEAGMGSAPNAAATASTRHPVTQGLIQMLGVFVDTIVICSATAFVILLSGQYELGTGMEGAALTQRAISSHVGDWGGIYMAVAIFFLAFSSVIGNYAYAEGNVEFITKRRGVLPLFRVAVLGMVMFGSVGQLPLVWAMADTSMGLMAIINLIAILALGKHAHAAWSDYRRQRAAGIADPVFTRNTIPELARVLPADVWGEHGPLPQRPVAADATNAARAAVRES; encoded by the coding sequence ATGGAAGCACTCGTGCATGGGCTGATCGACGCCGTCAACGGCGTGTTGTGGAACTACGTGCTGATTGCGCTGCTGCTCGGCGTCGGCGCGTGGTTCACGTTGCGGTTCCGGATGATCCAGCTGAAGGCGCTGTTCCTCAGCATGAAGCTGGTCGGCAGCAAGGGCGAGCCGGGCAGCATTTCGTCGTTCCAGGCGTTCGCGACAGGGCTCGCGAGCCGCGTCGGTACCGGCAACATCGCGGGCGTCGCGGTCGCGCTGACGGTCGGCGGGCCGGGCGCGATCTTCTGGATGTGGATGACCGCGCTCGTCGGGATGTCGTCCGCGTTCGTCGAAGCGACGCTCGCGCAGATCTTCAAGGTGTCGCACCCGGACGGCAGCTATCGCGGCGGCCCCGCGTACTACATCCAGACGGGTCTGCGTTCGCGCGGCTTCGGCGTGCTGTTCTCGCTGTCGCTGATCCTCGCGTTCGGCTTCGTGTTCAACGCGGTGCAGGCCAATGCGATCGCCGACGCGTTCCATACGTCGTTCGGCTGGAGCCGCGAGACGGTCGGCCTCGGTCTCGTGCTGCTGAGCGCGCCGATCATCTTCGGCGGCATCCGCCGCATCGCGACGGTCGCGCAGGTGATCGTGCCGCTGATGGCGATCGGCTACCTCGCGCTCGCGGTCTACGCGGTCGCGACCCACATCGCGCTGGTGCCGGGCGTGATCGCATTGATCGTGAAGAGCGCGTTCGGCCTCGAACAGGCGGCGGGCGGCCTGACGGGCTATGCGGTGAGCCAGGCGATCGCGATCGGCGTGAAGCGCGGGCTGTTCTCGAATGAGGCGGGGATGGGCAGCGCGCCGAACGCGGCCGCGACCGCGAGCACGCGGCACCCCGTCACGCAGGGGCTGATCCAGATGCTCGGCGTGTTCGTCGACACGATCGTGATCTGCAGCGCGACCGCGTTCGTGATCCTGCTGTCGGGCCAGTACGAGCTCGGCACCGGCATGGAAGGCGCGGCGCTCACGCAGCGCGCGATCTCGAGCCACGTCGGCGACTGGGGCGGCATCTACATGGCCGTTGCGATTTTCTTCCTCGCGTTCTCGTCGGTGATCGGCAATTACGCGTACGCGGAAGGCAACGTCGAATTCATCACGAAGCGGCGCGGCGTGCTGCCGCTGTTCCGCGTCGCGGTGCTGGGCATGGTGATGTTCGGCAGCGTCGGGCAACTGCCGCTCGTATGGGCGATGGCCGATACGAGCATGGGGCTGATGGCGATCATCAACCTGATCGCGATCCTCGCGCTTGGCAAGCATGCGCACGCCGCGTGGTCGGACTATCGTCGCCAGCGCGCGGCAGGCATCGCCGATCCGGTGTTCACGCGCAACACGATCCCCGAACTCGCGCGCGTGCTGCCGGCCGACGTGTGGGGCGAGCATGGCCCGCTGCCGCAGCGTCCGGTTGCGGCCGACGCGACGAACGCGGCGCGCGCCGCGGTGCGCGAGTCATGA
- the thpR gene encoding RNA 2',3'-cyclic phosphodiesterase, with translation MNGDRLRAFVALIPDAASRDALHALPVTRGARRTLPAQLHMTLAFIGAIERERCDALAARLPALAAAHALPLLPVERIAWWPSLPRARLIVAELDADPACVALNAGLAALLGELGVPADRRPFRPHVTLARLPRDAVGQPAHGGAPGRPVVLRIEALTLFESRLSHEGVSHWPIVSAPIARADGRATL, from the coding sequence ATGAACGGCGACCGGCTCCGTGCGTTCGTCGCGCTGATACCCGATGCGGCATCGCGCGACGCACTGCACGCGTTGCCGGTCACCCGTGGCGCGCGGCGCACGCTGCCCGCGCAACTGCACATGACGCTCGCGTTCATCGGCGCGATCGAACGGGAACGTTGCGACGCGCTGGCCGCACGCCTGCCCGCGCTCGCGGCAGCGCATGCGCTGCCGTTGCTGCCGGTCGAACGGATCGCGTGGTGGCCGAGCCTGCCGCGCGCGAGGCTGATCGTCGCGGAGCTTGATGCCGATCCCGCGTGCGTGGCGCTGAATGCCGGGCTGGCGGCGCTGCTGGGCGAACTCGGCGTGCCGGCCGACCGGCGGCCGTTCCGGCCGCACGTGACGCTCGCGCGGCTGCCGCGCGATGCGGTCGGCCAGCCTGCGCACGGCGGTGCGCCCGGGCGACCGGTCGTGCTGCGCATCGAAGCGCTGACGCTGTTCGAAAGCCGGCTGTCGCACGAGGGCGTGTCGCATTGGCCGATCGTGTCCGCACCGATCGCACGGGCGGACGGCCGGGCGACGCTGTGA